One window of the Pseudofrankia sp. DC12 genome contains the following:
- a CDS encoding SAF domain-containing protein: MTTRTVRSASHVVWPTAAAAAAPMLLPTDVRVGIVGTGYTARGLAHVLSRTPRLTVSSVLTRRPLDEVDGPWAGLLTHSTDRLVAQSDLVIITTGDPVHGTEVAVEALAARLPVITMDAELQVTAGSYLASLGVVVEAQGDQPGSLALLAHEVRQMGLTPLVYGNIKGFLNHDPKPAEMAYWAERQGISLTQVTSFTDGTKLQIEQALVANGLGATIARRGLLGPRTDSVPTGALPLAEAATTLGTAIADYVLPERGSPGVFVVATFEEELGEFLRYYKVRLGDSPYVLLERPFHLCNLEVPLTVDRLLRGDPVAFNNGQRPRVGVAAVAKRPLAAGERIETAIGGFAVRGEAVLIADEPDHVPIGLLAGATVERPVAPGETLRFADVSVPESLALRAWRWTLEAARSTLGVAGQGRPASLPLQAQPGARP, translated from the coding sequence ATGACTACAAGAACCGTGCGGTCCGCCTCCCACGTCGTGTGGCCGACCGCCGCCGCCGCGGCGGCGCCGATGCTGCTGCCGACCGACGTGAGGGTCGGGATCGTCGGCACCGGCTACACCGCGCGCGGCCTCGCGCACGTGCTGAGCCGGACCCCGCGGCTGACCGTGTCCAGCGTCCTGACCCGGCGCCCGCTCGACGAGGTCGACGGGCCGTGGGCCGGGCTGCTGACCCACTCGACCGACCGGCTCGTCGCGCAGTCGGACCTCGTCATCATCACCACCGGAGACCCGGTCCACGGGACCGAGGTCGCCGTCGAGGCCCTGGCGGCCAGGCTGCCGGTCATCACGATGGACGCCGAGCTGCAGGTGACCGCCGGCTCCTACCTGGCGAGTCTCGGCGTGGTCGTCGAGGCCCAGGGCGACCAGCCGGGCAGCCTCGCCCTGCTCGCGCACGAGGTCAGGCAGATGGGCCTGACCCCGCTGGTCTACGGCAACATCAAGGGGTTCCTGAACCACGACCCGAAACCGGCCGAGATGGCCTACTGGGCCGAGCGCCAGGGGATCTCGCTGACCCAGGTCACGTCGTTCACGGACGGCACGAAGCTGCAGATCGAGCAGGCTCTGGTCGCCAACGGCCTGGGGGCGACGATCGCCCGCCGCGGCCTGCTCGGGCCGCGCACGGACTCCGTCCCGACCGGTGCCCTGCCGCTCGCCGAGGCGGCGACCACCCTCGGCACTGCGATCGCCGACTACGTGCTCCCAGAGCGGGGTAGCCCTGGCGTGTTCGTCGTCGCGACGTTCGAGGAGGAGCTCGGCGAGTTCCTCCGGTACTACAAGGTCCGGCTCGGCGACTCGCCGTATGTGCTGCTGGAGCGGCCGTTCCACCTCTGCAACCTGGAGGTCCCGCTCACGGTCGACCGGCTGCTGCGCGGCGACCCGGTCGCTTTCAACAACGGCCAGCGCCCGCGGGTGGGTGTCGCGGCCGTCGCCAAGCGCCCGCTCGCGGCGGGTGAGCGGATCGAGACCGCGATCGGCGGGTTCGCGGTGCGCGGCGAGGCGGTGCTGATCGCCGACGAGCCCGACCACGTGCCGATCGGCCTGCTGGCCGGCGCGACCGTCGAGCGCCCGGTCGCCCCCGGCGAGACGCTGCGGTTCGCCGACGTGTCCGTGCCGGAGAGCCTGGCCCTGCGGGCCTGGCGCTGGACGCTCGAGGCGGCTCGCTCGACGCTGGGGGTCGCCGGCCAGGGCCGGCCCGCGTCCCTGCCCCTGCAGGCTCAGCCCGGCGCCCGCCCGTAG
- a CDS encoding amidohydrolase family protein produces the protein MLIVNAEIDGVAGRAVRVENGGVVAVGAGAGDVPRPRPGEDVVDARGGMLLPGLHDHHVHLLALAALASSVPAGPPAVRTAAELATTLRAAARPGGWVRAVGYHESVAGDLDRAALDAMVGDVPVRVQHRSGAMWIVNSPALAALRAAGDRDSGGGALPADGRLFRSDERLGRLLGLVGAGGAVELAELASVGARLAGYGVTGLTDATATTGPAQVTTLRGAVEAGALPQRLLLTGPPGLDLAGAVPARLLLGPVKIVLDDGQPVDLDELAQTVRAARGHDRRVAVHCVTRLQLALALAGFDAAGGALPGDRIEHAAVLSPDLLDAVAAAGLTVVTQPHFLAERGDAYLADVDPDDVPWLYRCAGPIAAGVPLAAGTDAPFGGDDPWASMRAAVHRQAPSGRVLGPAERLTAARALDLYLGDPADPGGAPRRIVAGAPADLCLLAEPRHAVLAGLDPGPAVLTMVAGAVVHHGR, from the coding sequence ATGCTGATCGTCAACGCGGAGATCGACGGTGTGGCCGGCCGGGCCGTGCGGGTCGAGAACGGCGGGGTCGTCGCGGTCGGTGCCGGGGCGGGTGACGTCCCTCGGCCGCGCCCGGGAGAGGACGTCGTCGACGCCCGCGGCGGGATGCTGCTGCCTGGCCTGCACGACCACCACGTGCACCTGCTGGCGCTCGCGGCACTCGCCTCGTCGGTGCCGGCCGGCCCCCCGGCCGTGCGGACCGCGGCCGAGCTCGCCACCACCTTGCGGGCCGCGGCGCGTCCGGGCGGCTGGGTGCGGGCCGTCGGCTACCACGAGTCCGTGGCGGGCGACCTCGACCGGGCGGCGCTCGACGCGATGGTCGGCGACGTCCCGGTGCGCGTGCAGCACCGGTCCGGGGCCATGTGGATCGTCAACTCGCCCGCGCTCGCGGCGCTGCGCGCGGCCGGTGACCGGGACAGCGGGGGCGGTGCGCTGCCCGCGGACGGGAGGCTGTTCCGGTCGGACGAGCGGCTCGGCCGGCTGTTGGGCCTCGTCGGCGCCGGTGGCGCCGTGGAGCTGGCCGAGCTGGCCTCCGTCGGCGCCCGGCTGGCCGGCTACGGCGTCACCGGGCTCACCGACGCGACGGCGACCACCGGCCCCGCACAGGTCACGACCCTGCGCGGGGCGGTCGAGGCCGGCGCTCTCCCACAGCGCCTGCTGCTGACAGGGCCGCCCGGCCTCGATCTCGCCGGCGCCGTCCCGGCCCGGCTGCTGCTGGGACCTGTGAAGATCGTGCTGGATGATGGGCAGCCGGTCGACCTCGACGAGCTGGCGCAGACCGTGCGGGCGGCGCGGGGGCACGACCGGCGGGTCGCGGTGCACTGTGTGACCCGGCTCCAGCTGGCGCTCGCCCTCGCCGGGTTCGACGCGGCCGGTGGGGCACTGCCCGGGGACCGGATCGAGCACGCCGCCGTGCTGTCGCCCGACCTGCTCGACGCGGTCGCCGCGGCCGGGCTCACCGTCGTCACCCAGCCGCACTTCCTGGCCGAACGCGGTGACGCCTACCTCGCCGACGTCGACCCGGACGACGTGCCCTGGCTCTACCGGTGCGCCGGCCCGATCGCCGCCGGCGTTCCCCTCGCCGCAGGCACCGACGCCCCGTTCGGCGGGGACGACCCGTGGGCGTCGATGCGCGCGGCGGTCCACCGCCAGGCCCCGTCCGGCCGGGTGCTCGGCCCGGCCGAACGGCTCACCGCGGCCCGGGCCCTCGACCTCTACCTCGGTGACCCCGCCGATCCCGGTGGAGCACCGCGCCGCATCGTCGCGGGCGCCCCGGCCGACCTGTGCCTGCTGGCCGAGCCCCGCCACGCCGTCCTCGCGGGC
- a CDS encoding glycoside hydrolase family 3 C-terminal domain-containing protein, which translates to MTDTAEKLVVEALAGLDLAARVRLLTGATFWRTHPAPEVGLAAMVLSDGPAGVRGERADEREPSASLPCPSALAASWDEALLRRVGRLVAAQARAKGVHVVLGPTVNLHRSPLGGRHFECLSEDPLLTARAGGALVRGIQEGGVAATVKHYVANESETDRFTVDARVDERALREVYLAPFESLVTEAGAWAVMAAYNSVAGVTMTENPLLRDPLKDLWGFDGVVVSDWFASRSAVPAALSGLDLVMPGPFGPWGPALVAAVESGEVPAELVEDKVRRLLRLAARVGALPGPAPDDSAVGRTAGSGPSADARPVDPRPVDEGADPAGPRARALLREAAAAGMVLLRNEGALLPWNDFGPPGPGRPQAAGRRRIAVIGPNATLPRGQGGGSATVFPPHLVGPAAGLRAALGDDVEVVTATGVRAEPWPAPLTTDNARDPVSGQPGLRLRFLGTRGQELRAERRLAGRLLFMDDPVLTDCARIEATALIRAQATGRHSFGLAGTGGFTLTVTVDGVETVLFDGVMEPPDGDIVAGFLRPAVWWDGLDVTAGQDVLVTLRHELLAGMPVASFGLLAEEPSAPPEVELESAVALAASADAVVVVVGTSERAESEGVDRAGLALPDGQDELVRRVAAVNPRTVAVVNAGAPVALPWRDEVAAVLLSWFPGQEFGAALADVLLGRAEPGGRLPTTWPDRAEDCPVLSVTPVEGALDYAEGVHVGYRGWARRTGPAPAYPFGHGLGYTTWSYESLDAPAVVQSGESTQAIVTVRNTGARPGRTVVQAYLSRPSTEVERPALWLAGFATVDAEPGQDVTVPVRLTGRVLEHWRPAVAGAEAGWVSEPGAFELRVGPSSASLPLGTTVLVTADGAKRVL; encoded by the coding sequence GTGACGGACACAGCCGAGAAGCTCGTCGTCGAGGCGCTCGCCGGGCTGGACCTGGCGGCCCGGGTCCGGCTGCTGACCGGGGCCACGTTCTGGCGGACCCACCCGGCACCCGAGGTCGGGCTGGCGGCGATGGTGCTGTCCGACGGGCCGGCCGGTGTGCGCGGCGAGCGGGCCGACGAGCGGGAACCGTCAGCGAGCCTGCCCTGCCCGTCCGCGCTCGCGGCCAGCTGGGACGAGGCCCTGCTGCGCCGGGTCGGGCGTCTCGTCGCCGCGCAGGCCCGGGCGAAGGGCGTGCACGTCGTGCTCGGGCCGACCGTCAACCTGCACCGCAGCCCGCTCGGCGGCCGTCATTTCGAGTGCCTCTCGGAGGACCCCCTACTCACCGCGCGGGCCGGCGGGGCGCTGGTCCGCGGCATCCAGGAGGGCGGGGTCGCCGCGACGGTGAAGCACTACGTCGCGAACGAGTCCGAGACCGACCGGTTCACCGTCGACGCCCGCGTGGACGAGCGCGCGCTGCGTGAGGTCTACCTCGCGCCCTTCGAGTCGCTCGTCACCGAGGCCGGCGCCTGGGCGGTGATGGCCGCCTACAACAGCGTCGCCGGCGTGACGATGACCGAGAACCCGCTGCTGCGCGACCCGCTGAAGGACCTCTGGGGCTTCGACGGCGTCGTCGTCTCGGACTGGTTCGCGAGTCGGTCGGCGGTCCCGGCCGCGCTGTCAGGCCTCGACCTCGTGATGCCCGGCCCGTTCGGCCCGTGGGGGCCGGCGCTGGTAGCCGCCGTCGAGTCCGGCGAGGTCCCGGCGGAGCTCGTCGAGGACAAGGTTCGCCGGCTGCTGCGCCTCGCCGCCCGGGTCGGCGCCCTGCCCGGACCCGCTCCGGACGACTCGGCGGTCGGGCGTACCGCCGGTTCCGGACCGTCGGCGGACGCGCGGCCGGTGGACCCGCGGCCGGTGGATGAGGGCGCCGACCCGGCCGGGCCGCGGGCGCGGGCCCTGCTGCGGGAGGCCGCCGCGGCCGGCATGGTGCTGCTGCGCAACGAGGGCGCGCTGCTTCCGTGGAATGATTTCGGGCCGCCCGGCCCGGGGCGGCCCCAGGCCGCCGGCCGGCGGCGGATCGCCGTCATCGGGCCGAACGCCACGCTGCCGCGCGGCCAGGGCGGTGGCAGCGCCACCGTCTTCCCGCCGCACCTGGTCGGTCCGGCGGCCGGGCTGCGCGCCGCGCTTGGCGACGACGTCGAGGTGGTGACCGCGACCGGCGTGCGCGCCGAGCCCTGGCCGGCGCCGCTGACGACGGACAACGCCCGGGACCCGGTCTCCGGGCAGCCCGGGCTGCGGCTGCGCTTCCTCGGCACGCGTGGCCAGGAGCTGCGCGCCGAGCGCCGCCTGGCCGGCCGGCTGCTGTTCATGGACGACCCGGTACTGACGGACTGCGCGCGGATCGAGGCGACCGCACTCATCCGGGCGCAGGCCACCGGACGTCACTCGTTCGGCCTGGCCGGCACCGGCGGATTCACGCTGACCGTCACGGTCGACGGCGTCGAGACCGTTCTGTTCGACGGTGTCATGGAGCCACCGGACGGGGACATCGTCGCCGGCTTCCTGCGGCCCGCGGTCTGGTGGGACGGCCTGGACGTGACAGCCGGCCAGGATGTGCTGGTCACGCTGCGCCACGAGCTGCTCGCCGGGATGCCGGTCGCCTCGTTCGGGCTGCTCGCCGAGGAGCCGTCGGCGCCGCCCGAGGTGGAGCTGGAGTCGGCCGTCGCGCTGGCGGCGTCGGCCGACGCGGTGGTGGTCGTCGTCGGGACCAGCGAGCGGGCCGAGAGCGAGGGCGTCGACCGCGCCGGGCTGGCGCTGCCGGACGGGCAGGACGAACTGGTCCGCCGGGTCGCCGCGGTGAACCCGCGCACGGTGGCGGTCGTGAACGCGGGCGCGCCGGTGGCGCTGCCCTGGCGCGACGAGGTGGCGGCCGTGCTGCTGTCCTGGTTCCCGGGCCAGGAGTTCGGCGCGGCGCTCGCCGATGTGCTGCTCGGCCGGGCTGAGCCGGGCGGCCGGCTGCCGACCACCTGGCCAGACCGCGCCGAGGACTGCCCGGTCCTGTCGGTCACACCCGTCGAGGGGGCGCTCGACTACGCCGAGGGCGTCCACGTCGGTTACCGCGGGTGGGCCCGGCGTACCGGCCCGGCACCCGCCTACCCGTTCGGGCATGGGCTGGGGTACACCACCTGGTCGTACGAGTCGCTCGACGCTCCGGCCGTCGTCCAGTCGGGTGAGTCCACCCAGGCGATCGTCACCGTTCGCAACACCGGCGCCCGTCCGGGCCGGACCGTCGTCCAGGCCTATCTGAGCCGGCCCAGCACGGAGGTGGAACGCCCGGCGCTCTGGCTGGCCGGGTTCGCCACCGTCGACGCCGAACCCGGCCAGGACGTGACGGTCCCCGTCCGGCTCACCGGCCGGGTCCTCGAGCACTGGCGGCCCGCCGTGGCCGGTGCCGAGGCCGGCTGGGTGAGCGAGCCTGGCGCGTTCGAGCTGCGCGTCGGCCCGTCCAGCGCCAGCCTTCCGCTCGGTACGACGGTCCTGGTGACCGCCGACGGAGCGAAGCGGGTGCTCTGA
- a CDS encoding DUF4038 domain-containing protein, which translates to MPSSGVPDASRWGLPCFLADTWWFALTGRLSDDRFAELARLRAGQGFTAVQLVVGIPPEVGPGNRNAWSAAGPAWFLDGRPNPGYLDRAREKIQTLNAAGLTAVVYGCWGHQLAWLGVSGARRWWDSLVERLDDLDVVYCVSGETNLWIGAESMLLPDRTTDDLIPAAVRSQLSSRVLTSRGSPAARAVLRRLRRSYVRNRHASALGARRTGWDTVLAGLAAATGRPLLAHVVSGETSADALDRDDLLAAVTVQTGHDQASRRLLWEWPARVAERFPGRPFVNLEPWYEGILDDFGTDDQLFAYWVSMLSGAAAYCYGAHGMWNVGDGAFLAHWGKQSLDDAAALTTPALLGASHRVLRAAGWPDAAGTTTVDAPGGALRSINRSRHGGVGAVTFFPDGSRAVRAPGAAGARYFAPDLGEFVAHGAREGPLVVLT; encoded by the coding sequence ATGCCGTCGTCAGGAGTGCCGGACGCGTCCCGCTGGGGCCTCCCATGCTTCCTGGCTGACACATGGTGGTTCGCGCTCACCGGACGGCTCTCCGACGACCGGTTCGCCGAGCTGGCCCGGCTCCGCGCCGGCCAGGGCTTCACCGCCGTGCAGCTCGTCGTGGGCATACCGCCCGAGGTCGGCCCCGGCAACCGCAACGCCTGGAGCGCGGCCGGCCCGGCCTGGTTCCTGGACGGCCGGCCCAACCCCGGCTATCTCGACCGGGCCAGGGAGAAGATCCAGACTCTCAACGCCGCCGGGCTCACGGCCGTCGTCTACGGCTGCTGGGGCCACCAGCTCGCGTGGCTCGGGGTGTCCGGCGCGCGGCGCTGGTGGGACAGCCTCGTCGAACGGCTTGACGACCTGGACGTCGTCTACTGCGTGAGCGGCGAGACCAATCTGTGGATCGGCGCCGAGTCCATGCTTCTCCCGGACCGGACGACCGACGACCTGATTCCCGCCGCCGTCAGGAGCCAGCTGTCCAGCCGGGTGCTGACCAGCCGCGGGTCCCCGGCGGCTCGCGCCGTGCTGCGCCGGCTTCGGCGCTCCTACGTCCGTAACCGGCACGCCAGCGCCCTTGGGGCCCGCCGCACGGGCTGGGACACCGTCCTGGCCGGCCTCGCCGCGGCGACCGGCCGGCCGCTGCTCGCGCATGTCGTCTCGGGTGAGACCAGCGCCGACGCCCTCGACCGTGACGACCTGCTTGCCGCCGTGACCGTGCAGACCGGGCACGACCAGGCCAGCCGGCGGCTGCTGTGGGAGTGGCCCGCGCGGGTCGCCGAGCGGTTCCCGGGCCGGCCATTCGTCAACCTGGAGCCCTGGTACGAGGGAATCCTCGACGACTTCGGCACCGACGACCAGCTTTTCGCGTACTGGGTGTCGATGCTGTCCGGCGCTGCGGCCTACTGCTACGGCGCCCACGGGATGTGGAACGTCGGCGACGGCGCGTTCCTCGCCCACTGGGGCAAGCAGAGCCTCGATGACGCCGCCGCGCTGACCACCCCGGCGCTGCTCGGCGCGAGCCACCGGGTGCTGCGCGCGGCGGGCTGGCCGGACGCCGCCGGCACGACCACCGTCGACGCCCCTGGGGGCGCGCTGCGGTCCATCAACCGGTCCAGGCACGGCGGGGTGGGCGCGGTGACGTTCTTCCCCGACGGCTCGCGCGCCGTCCGGGCGCCGGGCGCCGCCGGTGCCCGCTACTTCGCCCCTGACCTGGGTGAGTTCGTCGCGCACGGGGCACGGGAGGGCCCACTCGTGGTGCTGACCTGA
- a CDS encoding CoA transferase, producing the protein MAGARLDAVLTDWAADLRAGRIGAAGRAGGTEPGWAASGAMALTGQPDGPPLGLTVPFVARLDAALTVLRTLAADLGSPFPPAGAVPSSAGPLLGERAAALGLTRGGIRSAGRAARLVRAADGWLAVNLARPDDVDLLPAWLEAEVEPTAADRADDVRPVAERTAPPTTARPWTNLAALVATRQAAPLLERAELLGLAVSLAVDPAAAAADDQAKARGQRFPFAPFLVDGLPPEAAAGTAARQPVRRDGGFTVVDLSSLWAGPLCAHLLGLAGGQVVKVEGAGRLDGAREGPRDFYDLLHAGHASVTVELRTPAGRAALVRLIEQADVVLEASRPRAFEALGIHPAAMIARNPTLTWVSITGYGRTGPWRQRPAFGDDAAVAAGGVAVDAAGGPVFLGDAIADPVTGVLAAAGALASVAAGGGHHLDVALREAVGSLLADRPTLPDHDPAASGPVRVAPPRLRAPRGRAAAAGQDNARLMPGPLTGAGPSNAVATGQP; encoded by the coding sequence ATGGCGGGGGCCCGGCTGGACGCGGTGCTGACCGACTGGGCCGCCGATCTGCGGGCCGGCCGGATCGGCGCCGCCGGACGGGCTGGCGGTACCGAGCCCGGCTGGGCGGCCAGCGGCGCGATGGCGCTGACGGGGCAGCCCGACGGCCCGCCGCTCGGGCTCACCGTGCCGTTCGTCGCCCGGCTGGACGCGGCGCTGACGGTGCTGCGGACGCTGGCCGCCGACCTGGGCAGCCCGTTCCCGCCGGCCGGCGCCGTCCCGTCGAGCGCCGGCCCGCTGCTGGGCGAGCGGGCCGCCGCCCTCGGGCTGACCCGCGGCGGGATCCGCTCCGCCGGCCGTGCGGCGCGGCTGGTCCGGGCCGCCGACGGCTGGCTGGCGGTGAACCTGGCCCGTCCCGACGACGTCGATCTGCTGCCTGCCTGGCTGGAGGCGGAGGTGGAGCCAACCGCCGCTGACCGGGCCGACGACGTCCGCCCGGTGGCGGAGCGGACCGCGCCGCCGACAACCGCCCGGCCCTGGACGAACCTGGCCGCCCTCGTCGCCACCCGCCAGGCGGCGCCGCTGCTGGAACGGGCCGAGCTGCTCGGGCTCGCGGTCTCGCTCGCCGTCGACCCGGCCGCGGCGGCAGCCGACGACCAGGCGAAGGCCCGCGGCCAACGGTTCCCGTTCGCGCCGTTCCTCGTCGACGGCCTGCCTCCTGAAGCCGCCGCAGGGACCGCGGCGCGCCAGCCGGTCCGGCGTGACGGCGGCTTCACCGTCGTGGACCTCTCGTCGCTGTGGGCCGGACCGTTGTGTGCGCACCTGCTGGGGCTCGCCGGTGGCCAGGTCGTCAAGGTCGAGGGAGCGGGCCGGCTCGACGGAGCCCGGGAGGGGCCGCGCGACTTCTACGACCTGCTGCACGCCGGACACGCCAGCGTGACCGTGGAGCTGCGGACGCCGGCCGGCCGGGCGGCGCTGGTCCGCCTGATCGAGCAGGCGGACGTCGTGCTGGAGGCCTCCCGGCCCCGGGCGTTCGAGGCGCTCGGCATCCACCCGGCCGCCATGATCGCCCGTAACCCCACGCTGACCTGGGTCAGCATCACCGGCTACGGCCGGACTGGGCCGTGGCGGCAGCGGCCGGCCTTCGGTGACGACGCGGCGGTCGCGGCCGGCGGGGTCGCCGTCGACGCGGCCGGCGGCCCGGTCTTCCTCGGCGACGCGATCGCCGACCCGGTGACCGGCGTGCTCGCCGCGGCGGGCGCGCTCGCCAGCGTCGCCGCCGGCGGTGGCCACCACCTGGACGTCGCGCTGCGCGAGGCGGTCGGGTCCCTGCTCGCCGACCGGCCGACGCTGCCCGACCACGACCCGGCCGCGAGCGGGCCGGTCCGGGTCGCGCCGCCGCGCCTGCGCGCGCCGCGGGGACGGGCGGCCGCCGCGGGCCAGGACAATGCCCGGCTGATGCCCGGCCCACTCACGGGAGCGGGGCCTTCCAACGCCGTCGCCACGGGGCAGCCGTGA
- a CDS encoding enoyl-CoA hydratase/isomerase family protein: MTATLGAHPLPAAAALDLVRSLQPADLADLFPAPILCVDLADAAPADLTALAARRPPLVLVGVGPGGGAGPAGVLGGPGEPGRPGAGVAAEALDVLLPEVLQPGDDVPTAVAALERAVTDHPAAAVALVGLLRMVPRLEPLDGLVAESLAYSTLLAGGDFAGWLAARGPRRHRDADRPLLRRRDGDRLVLTFNRPEARNAFDTFTRDALVAALRAASADATLTEVVLTATGPSFGAGGDLSQFGTAGDLARAHLVRTGVSAGAEIVRCPRRVVAYLHGACVGAGIEIPAFADRVVAAPDVAIQLPELALGLVPGAGGTVSVTRRIGRRRTAWLVLTRTFLDAPTALRWGLVDAVEDHRRASPRGPEPVRP, encoded by the coding sequence GTGACCGCGACCTTGGGTGCCCACCCGCTGCCGGCGGCGGCCGCGCTCGACCTGGTCAGGTCGCTCCAGCCGGCGGACCTCGCCGACCTCTTCCCCGCGCCGATCCTGTGCGTCGACCTCGCTGACGCCGCCCCGGCGGACCTGACGGCGCTCGCCGCCCGCCGCCCGCCGCTGGTGCTCGTCGGGGTCGGCCCCGGCGGCGGCGCCGGTCCGGCCGGTGTGCTCGGTGGTCCGGGCGAACCGGGTCGTCCCGGCGCCGGCGTCGCGGCGGAGGCGCTGGACGTGCTGCTTCCCGAGGTGCTCCAGCCTGGCGATGACGTGCCCACGGCCGTGGCCGCGCTCGAGCGGGCCGTCACCGACCATCCAGCGGCCGCGGTCGCCCTGGTGGGCCTGCTGCGGATGGTGCCCCGGCTCGAACCGTTGGACGGGCTGGTGGCCGAGTCGCTGGCCTACTCGACGCTGCTGGCCGGCGGGGACTTCGCCGGCTGGCTGGCCGCCCGCGGTCCGCGCCGCCACCGGGACGCGGACCGGCCGCTGCTGCGCCGGCGCGACGGCGACCGGCTTGTCCTGACGTTCAACCGCCCCGAGGCGCGCAACGCCTTCGACACGTTCACCCGCGACGCGCTCGTCGCGGCGCTGCGCGCTGCCTCCGCCGACGCGACGCTGACCGAGGTCGTGCTGACGGCGACCGGGCCGTCTTTCGGCGCCGGCGGTGACCTCAGCCAGTTCGGCACCGCGGGCGACCTGGCCCGCGCGCACCTGGTCCGGACCGGCGTGAGCGCCGGCGCGGAGATCGTCCGCTGCCCGCGCCGGGTCGTCGCGTACCTCCACGGCGCCTGCGTCGGGGCCGGCATCGAGATCCCGGCGTTCGCCGACCGGGTCGTCGCGGCGCCGGACGTCGCCATCCAGCTGCCCGAGCTGGCGCTCGGTCTGGTTCCGGGCGCGGGCGGCACGGTGAGCGTGACCCGCCGGATCGGCCGGCGCCGCACCGCCTGGCTCGTGCTGACCCGTACCTTTCTCGACGCGCCGACGGCGTTGCGCTGGGGCCTCGTCGACGCCGTCGAGGACCATCGCCGGGCGAGTCCACGCGGCCCTGAGCCGGTACGGCCCTGA
- a CDS encoding enoyl-CoA hydratase-related protein has protein sequence MSEIRYEVSDGVAVVTLDAPARRNALTLAMAAELVAALDEADADRGVGAVVIGGGTSFCAGADRAVLGAAGTDPAADVHFTAIEAIYQAFLRVGQVKTPTIAAIRGAAVGAGMNLALAPDLRVVAHDARLISGFLRIGLHPGGGHFALLDRAAGRETAAAMGLFDAQLSGTRAVELGLAWTAVEDADVDATAFELAARAAADPDLSRRAVASFRRETGNPGVTWDVGVEVERSPQMWSMRRKAEPQTAHLA, from the coding sequence ATGAGCGAGATCCGTTACGAGGTCAGCGACGGTGTGGCCGTCGTGACGCTGGACGCGCCCGCCCGGCGCAACGCCCTCACGCTGGCGATGGCGGCGGAGCTGGTCGCGGCCCTCGACGAGGCGGACGCGGACCGAGGGGTCGGCGCGGTCGTCATCGGCGGCGGCACGTCGTTCTGCGCCGGCGCGGACCGCGCGGTGCTCGGCGCGGCCGGAACGGATCCCGCCGCGGACGTCCACTTCACGGCCATCGAGGCGATCTACCAGGCCTTCCTGCGGGTCGGCCAGGTGAAGACGCCGACCATCGCGGCGATCCGCGGCGCGGCCGTCGGCGCCGGGATGAACCTGGCGCTCGCCCCCGACCTGCGGGTCGTCGCCCACGACGCCCGGCTGATCTCCGGGTTCCTGCGGATCGGGCTGCACCCCGGCGGCGGCCACTTCGCGTTGCTCGACCGCGCGGCCGGCCGGGAGACCGCGGCCGCCATGGGCCTGTTCGACGCGCAGCTGTCCGGGACGCGCGCGGTCGAGCTCGGCCTGGCGTGGACCGCCGTCGAGGACGCCGACGTCGACGCGACCGCCTTCGAGCTGGCCGCCCGCGCCGCCGCCGACCCGGACCTCTCCCGGCGGGCCGTCGCCTCGTTCCGCCGCGAGACCGGCAATCCAGGCGTCACCTGGGACGTCGGCGTCGAAGTCGAACGCTCCCCCCAGATGTGGTCCATGCGCCGCAAAGCCGAGCCACAGACGGCTCACCTGGCTTGA
- a CDS encoding LysE family translocator: MSGSSVAGFAVAVTLLAMVPGPATALVVRRSILHGPRAAAPLIAGIEIGLYCWALAAAFGAAALVTASVTAFVLLKVVGAAVLVVLGIRAWRSARDLPGLDDGADGRAGATPGGWRAVGTGAVTNLANPKAATFAFAFYPQFVPAGTDVVRTTLLLALGQVVIDACWYLAVALLVGQARAFFARGRIRAWMERATGTVLIGLGIRVAAAQHR; the protein is encoded by the coding sequence ATGAGTGGATCATCTGTCGCCGGATTCGCCGTGGCTGTGACGCTGCTGGCCATGGTCCCGGGGCCGGCGACGGCACTCGTCGTTCGGCGCAGCATCCTGCACGGGCCACGGGCCGCCGCGCCGCTCATCGCGGGCATCGAGATCGGTCTGTACTGCTGGGCCCTCGCGGCGGCGTTCGGGGCGGCCGCGCTGGTCACGGCGAGCGTCACCGCCTTCGTGCTGCTCAAGGTCGTCGGCGCGGCGGTCCTCGTCGTCCTCGGGATCCGGGCCTGGCGGTCGGCGCGGGACCTCCCCGGCCTGGACGACGGAGCGGATGGCCGGGCCGGAGCGACGCCGGGTGGCTGGCGGGCCGTGGGCACCGGAGCCGTCACCAACCTGGCGAACCCGAAGGCGGCGACGTTCGCGTTCGCGTTCTACCCGCAGTTCGTGCCGGCGGGCACGGACGTCGTGCGCACCACCCTGCTGCTGGCGCTCGGCCAGGTCGTCATCGACGCGTGCTGGTACCTCGCCGTAGCGCTGCTCGTGGGCCAGGCGCGGGCCTTCTTCGCACGCGGGCGGATCCGCGCCTGGATGGAACGCGCGACCGGCACCGTGCTGATCGGGCTCGGCATCCGGGTAGCGGCGGCCCAGCACCGCTAG